In a single window of the Bradyrhizobium erythrophlei genome:
- a CDS encoding sensor histidine kinase, translating into MRQPQFMRSNTFHWAFIVAGVFAVFVTVLFGFISWKIDDYLTARSDRVITAQMDGIAGLPPHRRLEAIDERLRQDPRGVQLAAIFAADGHRITGNLESLPPHLRIDGPAQRTDIVRTDRNGGERQIVRAIGRRMQNGDVLVIGRNVDEAREISRVVDEALSLGLLPAFFLCLLAGAWLSVRAQRRVEEVNQRVQRIIAGDLRERLPHRTVDEPFSRLAIIVNGMLDEMEAMIHALANVGNDIAHDLRTPLTRVRLALERGRNNATTPEQIQAVADKAIGGIDQSLAIITALLRLAEIENSRRSAAFGSVPLHEMLREVCDIYEPIAENKNIALRVRATHRLTVRGDRDLLIEAVANLVDNAIKFTPEGGKVDIELLRRNGETVVRVTDTGPGIIEQEREAVLRRFYRSDKMRNTPGVGLGLSLVAAIVKLHGFRLAISPGPGCRVEIICPGREGEKGQLARLAKDLDAS; encoded by the coding sequence ATGCGTCAACCGCAGTTCATGCGCTCGAACACCTTCCACTGGGCCTTTATCGTCGCCGGGGTGTTCGCGGTCTTCGTCACCGTGCTGTTCGGATTTATCTCCTGGAAGATCGACGACTATCTCACGGCGCGATCCGATCGCGTGATCACAGCGCAAATGGACGGCATTGCCGGCCTGCCGCCCCACCGGCGGCTCGAGGCAATCGATGAGCGCCTGAGGCAGGATCCCCGGGGCGTGCAGCTCGCGGCGATATTTGCCGCCGACGGTCACCGCATCACCGGCAATCTCGAGAGCCTGCCGCCGCATCTGCGGATCGACGGCCCGGCCCAACGCACCGACATCGTCAGGACGGATCGAAACGGCGGAGAGCGCCAGATCGTCCGCGCGATCGGCCGACGCATGCAAAACGGCGACGTGCTGGTGATCGGGCGAAACGTCGATGAAGCCCGCGAAATCTCGCGCGTCGTCGACGAGGCGCTGTCGCTCGGTCTGCTGCCGGCCTTTTTCCTTTGCCTGTTGGCCGGCGCGTGGCTGAGCGTGCGTGCCCAGCGGCGGGTCGAGGAGGTCAACCAGCGGGTCCAGCGCATCATCGCCGGCGATCTGCGCGAGCGGCTGCCGCACCGGACCGTCGACGAGCCGTTCTCGAGACTCGCGATCATCGTCAACGGCATGCTCGACGAAATGGAAGCGATGATCCATGCGCTTGCCAACGTCGGCAACGACATCGCCCATGACCTGCGAACGCCGTTGACACGCGTGCGGCTCGCGCTCGAGCGCGGCCGCAACAACGCAACGACGCCGGAGCAGATTCAGGCCGTCGCGGACAAGGCGATCGGGGGTATCGATCAGTCGCTGGCCATCATCACGGCCTTGCTGCGTCTGGCGGAGATCGAGAACAGCCGGCGGTCCGCGGCCTTCGGCAGCGTTCCGCTGCATGAGATGCTGCGGGAGGTATGCGACATTTACGAACCGATCGCCGAAAACAAAAATATCGCCTTGCGTGTCCGGGCGACGCACCGGCTGACAGTGCGCGGCGACCGGGATCTGTTGATCGAAGCGGTCGCCAACCTGGTCGACAACGCCATCAAGTTTACGCCGGAAGGCGGCAAGGTGGACATCGAACTTCTACGCAGGAATGGCGAGACCGTCGTGCGCGTGACCGATACCGGCCCCGGCATCATCGAACAGGAGCGCGAGGCGGTGCTGCGGCGTTTCTACCGCTCCGACAAGATGCGCAATACGCCGGGCGTGGGTCTTGGACTGAGTTTGGTGGCCGCGATCGTAAAATTGCACGGCTTTCGGCTGGCGATTTCCCCCGGCCCGGGTTGCCGGGTCGAGATCATTTGTCCAGGCCGAGAGGGTGAGAAGGGGCAATTGGCTCGGCTCGCGAAGGACCTGGACGCAAGCTGA
- a CDS encoding BA14K family protein — MTISKILRAAVFLSMMTATPVFAQAAIQEPGAFAFYHPDADVLHAGRPTPAETGGAMASAPFGGSNAYASMDSGAGSSSCARRYRSYDPASGTFLGYDGKRHPCQ, encoded by the coding sequence ATGACCATATCTAAAATCCTCCGGGCGGCGGTATTCCTGTCCATGATGACGGCGACGCCGGTGTTCGCGCAGGCGGCTATCCAGGAGCCCGGCGCGTTCGCATTTTACCATCCCGACGCCGACGTTCTGCACGCCGGCCGGCCCACGCCGGCCGAAACCGGCGGCGCCATGGCGTCGGCGCCGTTCGGCGGCAGCAACGCCTATGCCTCCATGGATAGCGGCGCCGGCTCATCCTCATGCGCCCGGCGTTACCGTTCCTACGATCCGGCATCGGGCACGTTCCTGGGCTATGATGGCAAGCGGCATCCCTGCCAGTGA
- a CDS encoding cold-shock protein has protein sequence MATGTVKWFNATKGFGFIQPDDGGNDVFVHISAVERAGMGSLNEGQKLSYESKLDSARGKTSAENLRAM, from the coding sequence ATGGCTACCGGAACAGTTAAGTGGTTCAACGCGACCAAGGGCTTCGGCTTCATTCAGCCGGACGATGGCGGCAACGACGTGTTCGTGCACATCAGCGCCGTCGAGCGTGCAGGCATGGGCTCGCTCAACGAAGGCCAGAAGCTTTCGTACGAGTCGAAGCTCGACAGCGCGCGCGGCAAGACCAGCGCGGAAAACCTTCGCGCCATGTAA
- a CDS encoding EAL domain-containing response regulator has protein sequence MASEIFGDDPAESKTFGRRKVTPRACVADSKKHLRAFLTDVLEDLGFVTSECAKADELGMILETQLPDLIVLGLSVDGIEAGKILEILVRRKFGGKILAIGARESVIVRAVQQVGAEYGLAMLPPLTTPFAAGTLRERVTTLLPGEPAPSPAVHVSEALHAGWLELWYQQKIDARSLVRSGAEALVRIRHPTWGVVPPAYFIPADDDPHLLRLSDFVIDRVGEDWRYLLQQQSATDISINLPVSFLKDRQIVRDLCRKMPAHPAFGGLLVEISSAEAIQDLDLVIDAAKELRFHNVAVSIDNLGADWPALMGLDAFPFAELKVDRQFVTGCANDRLKQTVCRHIIELARGYSTRVVAEGVETRADFVTANEMGFDMVQGYLFGKPMGLKKFARSALAHPVRVAK, from the coding sequence ATGGCGAGCGAGATATTCGGCGACGATCCAGCGGAAAGCAAAACCTTCGGACGCCGAAAGGTGACACCTCGGGCCTGCGTTGCGGACAGCAAGAAGCATCTTCGGGCCTTCCTTACCGACGTGCTCGAAGATCTCGGCTTCGTCACCAGCGAGTGCGCAAAGGCCGATGAACTGGGCATGATTCTCGAGACTCAGCTTCCGGATCTCATCGTCCTCGGACTATCGGTCGATGGGATCGAAGCCGGCAAAATCCTCGAAATACTGGTGCGCCGGAAATTCGGCGGCAAGATTCTTGCCATAGGCGCCCGGGAGTCGGTCATCGTTAGGGCCGTGCAGCAGGTCGGCGCGGAATACGGCCTCGCCATGCTGCCCCCGCTAACCACGCCATTCGCCGCCGGGACCTTGCGCGAGCGGGTCACCACGCTTCTTCCGGGGGAGCCGGCCCCCAGCCCGGCGGTCCACGTGTCCGAGGCGTTGCACGCCGGCTGGCTCGAATTGTGGTATCAGCAGAAGATTGACGCCCGTTCCCTCGTTCGCAGCGGCGCCGAGGCGCTGGTGCGGATACGGCATCCGACCTGGGGCGTCGTCCCGCCCGCCTATTTCATCCCGGCGGACGACGATCCGCATTTGCTGCGCCTGTCGGATTTCGTGATCGACCGCGTTGGGGAGGATTGGCGCTACCTGCTCCAACAACAAAGCGCGACCGATATTTCGATCAACCTGCCGGTCTCGTTTCTCAAGGACCGGCAAATCGTGCGCGATCTCTGCCGGAAGATGCCGGCGCATCCGGCATTCGGCGGACTGCTCGTCGAGATTAGCAGCGCCGAGGCCATTCAAGATCTGGATCTGGTGATCGATGCCGCCAAGGAACTGCGCTTTCACAATGTCGCGGTCTCGATCGACAATCTCGGCGCCGACTGGCCGGCGCTGATGGGGCTCGACGCCTTCCCCTTTGCCGAACTGAAGGTCGATCGGCAGTTCGTCACCGGCTGCGCCAACGACCGGCTGAAACAGACGGTCTGCCGTCACATCATCGAACTCGCCAGGGGGTACAGCACCCGGGTCGTTGCGGAGGGGGTCGAGACCCGCGCCGATTTTGTCACGGCGAACGAAATGGGCTTCGACATGGTCCAGGGCTATCTGTTCGGGAAGCCGATGGGGCTCAAGAAATTCGCGCGCTCGGCTCTGGCCCATCCGGTGCGTGTGGCGAAGTAA